DNA sequence from the Pseudorca crassidens isolate mPseCra1 chromosome 6, mPseCra1.hap1, whole genome shotgun sequence genome:
TTCCTAATATATAACAATGTACCATCAATCTGGGTTAGCATGAATGTGCACCTGCTCAGAACATGCTTTTAAGGCTTCTAGGGGTATTTATACATCTTCTAAGGCTTCTGATAAAAGTGACTGTTTGTACATTTTAACTTAGACTAAAATAATTTAGCAGTCTAAATCTTTCTCTGAGGCTAAGCCTCTCTCTAGAGCAGAGTTTCTCCAACTTGCTCCTTGAGATACTAGTTTCTTAAGATGTTAATATGCATTTGGGAAACTAGGCTAATGAAGTTAATCAGGTAAAGCTTATAGTAAGGAGTAACTGCAGGATTTTACATAGCCATTAATATGCTCATAACTACTATGGATCTTACAGAGAGGAGAATGTGGTTTCCCCAATTTATTATCCCCATGGAATCCTTTTTTGGTGGAACACTTACTAAGAAATCTTGAACTAATATTCCTTGGAACACAGCTTAGAAAGTTTCATGTTGGAGTTAGGATTATTCCATGGGAGTGGAGCATGGCATCAGCTATTCTCAGCGTTTAACAAAAAATGCTGGCAATTGTCAGAGTGACGGAAAGGTATCTGCTTTGAAGCTTAGCCCTGCAATATCCATCCTAGGTGATAAATAAAAAACGCTTTGACAGGCTAGTAGGGTTTGTAAAAAGGCAAGAGAAGCCCTTAGCACATGCAGTTGATGTTCTGGGAGTTGTTTCCCAACCGGGGCCCATAAGCAGAGGCCGGTATGGACCCTGAAGAAAGACTGTCAGATgtgaaccctggctctgccactgtctAGCTGGGTCATCTTGGTGAAAGCATTTAATGCCTCTGTACCTCAGTTCCCTTATCTGTAATAATACTATTGACCACATCAGGCTGTTCTGATGAATCAAACAGATAATATGGATAAAGATAAATACTTAGTTTAGTCCTTGGTGCATggtaggtgctgaataaatgttgGTTATTAGCTTTCCTGGAGTGGTTCTGGGCCTGGAGAAAGGCTTGGTTCCCTCCTAAGTGTGCAGTGATGCCTCCTTCTGGCtgaagggctggggcagggagctggggatTCTGCTGCCCACGGAGCTCTAAGGCCCTCAGACAGGAGGCTATGCTAGGGTACACAGACTGTTGGTCTTGTTCACTGTTGCAGCCCTAAGAGAGTACCTGACACAGAGGTGGAGccttcaaaacattaaaaaaaaaaaaaaaaggaataaatgaatatagaCAACTGAATAGGAAGCAGTCCTTTTATGCCTTGATAAAAATTATACTCTAGGCTAATAAGAAAGGGTGATTTATTTTACTcaaaaatagagggcttccctggtggcacagtggttgagagtccgcctgccgatgcaggggacacgggttcgtgccctggtcagggaggatcccacatgccacggagcggctgggcccgtgagccatggctgctgagcctgcgcgtccagagcctgtgccccgcaacaggagaggccacaacagtgagaggctcgcgtaccgcaataaataaataaataaataaataaatagaaaactttATAGGAACTTTCTTTTCTGAAGATACATCTGTATTTGTGTTAGACCCATGATGATGAGAACCATTTTGGTTTTCAGgccattatttttaaacatttacaattattataattGACAGAGTAGGTCTTCAAGgcttaaaagttatttttgtaGAATCTCGGGCTGCCTGTGAGCAGAAGTGTTGGCACCCTGAGATAATTGGACTGCAGGTAAAGAGACCAAGAAATGGGAAGACTGACAGAAAATCTCACAGTCAATCATGAGACTTGGGACTCTTGACTTGCAGTCTCATTTAAAAACCACTTTTCCAAGGCTTCACCAACAACTTTTTTAGAAGgcaggataaaaagaaaagaacccatTTGCACCTGGGATGCAGGATGGGAAGCCCTGCAGCCAAGTGAAGATACAAATGATGATACGGTGATTGGTTATTCAAGAGAGTGGATTTGTAAAACATTTCTGCAGGGACAAAGATGCACTATTTCATATAAACTAGTTGCCTtagatacaaataaaaaatatattagtcaACTTATAGGAGCCATTTCAATCTGATTGATTCATAAAAGCATCTCTTTTCCAAGTCTCTGCCTACTTAACCAGAAATATAAGCTTATTAGtcaaatgaggaaatggaaataTAGCAAAAAATCATAGGCTCTCAAGCCAGACCTGGGATCTAATCCTAGCTTTACCACTgggtagctgtgtgactttgggtgaaTTAGTTCTCCTTGCTAGCCtcactttgctcatctgtaaaatgaggttaatcATATCTGTCTCATTGAATTGCTGTAAGAATTAAACAATGTATGTTTAATGTTcccatagtaggtgttcaatatatacatatataaatacataaaaatgtaaatacacaATCTATGTTTACATGCataactttataaatatatacatagagaaaGGTGGAGTGTTTCATGGAAGAGCTAGAAGatggggggaaaaagaaagagacaaaagagTATCTATGCtggagagaacagacttgtggctgccaagctggggggatgagggagggacgggttgggagtttgaggttagtagatgcaaactattatatatagagtggataaacaacaagagcctactgtatagcatagggaactatattaaatatcctgtgataaactataatggaaaagaatatgaaaaagaatgtatatatatatatgtataactgaatcactttgctgtatagtagaaattaacacaacattgtaaatcaactatccttcaaaaaaatttttagaaaaagaatatctatgctgtaagaatttacatataatattttaGGGTCCATGCTAgatgaaaaaaatttgttttgtctGTTGCTCTGAACACAGAGAGGGACTTTGGGTAAGCCCTCAGCCAAGCGTTCCTATTTGCATCAAAGAACTAGCACTTCCTTCTCCCTGGAACAGTCTGTCTAcaactctctgttcttccttgaACTTGCCTGGCTTTGCAAAACCGGGGCCTCCCTAATTTTCACATCCTTGCCTGGCAATCTGCCTCAGGGGTAGCCAATCTTACTTTGCACACCCCTGCTCTCTATGCTCATTCTCTGGGCCTTCTTGCTCACATTTCCCATcagcctcttcttcctcttgggaGCAGCTCTTTCCCATCTGGCTCCCTGGATCATGGTGCCTGCCTTAGGGCACTCCATAGCTTCTTTTCCTAGAGTTTAGTCCTTAGTTTTAGAGGCACCACTATTTGCCATGGACAGAAGAGAGTAAACAGCATTACTGGATGAGTCAGTAAGAGTGCAAACCACGTCTGATATCAACCCCAAAAGGGTTTAGAGCATGTGTGCTCTGAGTTCTGCTTTCTCTCCAGCTCCCAGCATAATGTCTGGTACAGAGTTAGTGCTCAATATTTATTGGTTGGAAGGAAGGGAGtgagtttttaaaggaatataaTCCCATTAAGATATATCAGTTTGAACTTTTTCATCCCCATTGACCTGGCCCTTAATGCACGTGCACTGGTATGTCAGGTCCATAAGCATtatactgagcacctgctgtttaCAGTTTGGGCTAACAGCCAAAACTTACTGACAGATGTGGTGATATCAGTGTCTATATTTTGTAAGCTTTAGCCAGAGGCTTTTCTAAAATGAttgatgaatatataaatataatataatatgtaaattttCCTACAATTAGGCTCCACAAGAAAAACTCAAGAGAACTGGGAGCTAGAGCTACAAAATCACTCCCTTCTATACCAgccacacagagaagaaaagtagTTGAGGGAAAAGGAGGCTGGGGTTCCAGTTCTGGCTGTGTCACTTGCTCCCTGAGCAGGGCTACACAAGCTGCTTAacctctctctgcttcagtttcactatttataaaaacagaggATTGGACATGATTCTCTCTCTAAGGATTCTTTCTGATTGGAAATTCTGTTTGTGGGCCACCAGAAACAGTTttgattgaaatattttattcgATGGCTCTAAAGGTCAAAAATGCTTAAAAGGATTAAACAAGGCaaattattttggatataaaaTAGGTAGTGTTAAAGCATTCAAaaaacccattttaaaaattagccaaTGATTTAAGAAGTTCTGTATCCACAGTGGGGACTCTGTGAGGCAAGGGAGAGTAGACCCCATGTCCCTACACTACATTTTCACTAAAAGATTTTAACCATAAGACAGGTCTACAATAGTTAATATTTCAAGTCCATTATTAATAAAGTTTAATTGTAGAGTTgccattttctcctttaaaataaCTAAGACTAATGAAGTAAGAGAAAAAGGATAGGATAAATTAACTCAAAAACAGGTCAATAGAAGATATCCAAACTGAAgcatagaaatagaaagaaatggaaaaaacagagctgagtATAAGATACATGTGGGACACCAtgaaaaaaaagtctaatttATGTGTAattggagacccaggaagagaagagagagaatatgGCAGAGGCAATCTTTGAAGGTTAATGGCCAAGAAATCctcaaataaatacaaagaaaaccaccaCCATTTTGAACGTCAAGTCAAACCACTAAAAcccaaagacagaaaaataaggtAGTTCATATCATTCCTCTACTCAAAAGTGTCCAGTGGTTTCCCACCTCACTCAGAGAAAAAGCCAAGGTCCTTAAGCTGCGAAAGGTTATGCAATCTGCACAACCCCTGTAAGCTGTAAGCTCTCCGACCTCATCTCCTATCATACTTTCCCTGGCTTATTCTCAACACATTTGCTATTAGTCCTGCCTGGAACACACTTCCTCCAGATGACAGGACTCACTTCCTCAACTTCTTCAGGTGTTTGCTCTAGTCTTCCAGTGAGGCCTTCCTAGACCATCCTACTTAAAACTGCTTTGCCTCCCTCCCAGCATTTTCTACTCcttcttccctgctttatttttctccatagcacctATCATCTGTGACACACTAGTTACAGATAAATTTATCTGTCTGAAACTAGATATAAATGTGGGATCATTATCtgtccagtgcctagaacagtgcctggcacacgtaggtactcaaatatttgtggaataattgCCTGTTAAGTAAGGCTTTCTGCACTACACAACACTTCTTTGAATCTAAAGGCACAATGCTACCAACCTGTTATCATGAGGCTAAGGgttttgacttattttttaatggtGTAATTAGTCTCTGTCATTTTATCCCACTCAAAGTTACTCTAGAAGTCTAAATTAGTCCTTATACCAATTTTTACTATCAAGGATTCACTGAGACACTATCAGAGAATTCATTAGATGTATGATAATCAGACCATCTTATATATTATGGAATGTATTTGGAAACAGAGAAGattggaaaaaggaaaagtattttgTACTTACTCTTCTGACATAATTTTTTTGCCAGATGGTAGTCTTGGCCCATTTCTGATCTCAGGAACTGGAAAACATTCAGAAATTCTTCAGCTACGTAGTTTCACAGAGaatttaaatgtcaattataaACTCCCTAGAAAATATTCCATTAATGATTAACTATTTTGCTTTTAACTTTTACTTGTTTTTCCAGGGCTGAGTCTGTAATCAGTCAGTTAATGAGGACTATTTAAGGACTATTTAAGGCCACACAGAATAAGTATGATACCTCTGCTTTGCTGCAGCCACACAGTGTACACACTACTGAACAATTTGAGAATATGTAGGTTGATTCAACTGGCATAGACTCTGAAGACTTTAATCACCTTAATATCCCTTTGGTTCAGATACAGCTTTTATTTGTGAACTTAATCCATAATTACACGACAATACTtagtaaaaaatacagatttacaATTATGTATATTCAATATTTTCCAGTATTGATTGCCCTTATACCATCtagttttgcttttactatttttattgtagtttttttACTACAAAGTAATATTTGTAtgcatatttgtatgtatatttttgtagGTAGGAAATTTAAATGCTAAATAAACACATTCTGTCCCCAATTTAATAGCATTAAATAGCATTTTTACCATTTAcagatgtttatttttaacatctccaTGAACatcattttagtattttttccataaatgaacacatatatatttacaaaaactAGGATTAttcagtaacttttaaaaaatacaccacATTTCATGGTCATTTTCTCCCCATGGAATTAaatattcttgtttattttttttacttacttAGGCTCCACAATTTACTGATCTTCTATTATTAGTTATTTAGACaccttccattaaaaaaagaagcctaCACTCAGATAATTATTCTTGCTTGTGTGTCACATATTCTGAACCATTTGCAGGTATACTAGGTTTACGCTGCAAGAGATAGGGACATGAAGTAATATTAAAGAGTCTTTGGCTGGTACTGATCTGCATATGagtatgaagaaactgaggctggagaaaGAATCACTAGAATGAGCAGATGGAATACTCACTGGACCTCACACAGGGCTGAGAAGAACTCATGTTCTCTCCAGCCAGAGTGGAAGGTCCTCTTAATACAGAGAGCACTGGGAAGAGTCCTCATAAGGGGACTTAAGGGGCCTTAGTAGTGTCCCTACACTGTAAAGGTTGCCCTGGATCTTCCCAACAAAGTTAAAAACCAAAACTCAAAAGGAGAAACCTATTTCCAAGTAACTCAACTGTCCCAGATCAAAGACCAACAACAAAAGTTTGTATCCAAGAGCATAAAATTTACAACATCTAGGATTTGgtaaaaaattaccaggcatgcaaagatgCAGGAAAATATGACCTATAAGCAGGAGAAAActtaatcaatagaaactgaCCTAGAGTTGACAGAGGTGATAGCATAGCAGAGAAACATGTTAAAATAGCCATTATAAATATATGCCATATGCTCAAAAGTAGAGAAAATCTGAACATGATGAGGTGAGAAATGAtagttacaaaaatatttaaagaaagctTCTAGAGATGATAAACAGGATAcctaaaatgaataatatatatgcatatatatggggctagggagggagagggagagaaggagggaaatggACTTAACAGCAGATTATAACTGCAAAGAAAAGATCATGAACTTGAACAAAGAGCAttagaaatttctaaaataaaatacatagagggacttccctggtggtccagtggtaaagaatctgccttccaatgtaggggacatgggttcgatccctggttagggaactatgatcccacatagTTGCtgtgggacaactaagcctgcacaccacaattagagagcccatctgccacaactaagacccagtgtagccaaaaataaataattttttaaatatatagaaaaaaacatgaaaaaaagggaACATCAGTGATGATACTGGGTGATCTGACATATGTATAATTGTAGCCCAGATGAAGAGAGGGAGGGCAGAgatcagaaaaaacatttgaagacTTAATAACTGAACATTTTCCAAACCTGGTGAAAACTATAAACTCATAGGTCCAAGAATCTCAATGAACAGAAGAAATAGGTCACATCAAGgcatatcataatcaaattgccaaaactaatacatatgaaaaaaatttgaaagatggtaaaaaagacatatacatgtaaataaaaataagaataacagcAGACATCCTGTCTAAAGCTATGCAAAATGTGAGAGAATGGAGCAACctttcaaagtactgaaagaaacaTGGCCCCCCACCATAGAATCTCCAGCTatcaaatcctttaaaaataaaggtgaaattaagacttttcagacaaacaaaagctgagagaattcatttCCAGCAGAACTGCATTATAAGAAATAGTAAGGGAAGCTTTTcaggtaaaaggaaaataatatcagGTAGAAATTTGGATCTACACAGAGCTATGTAGAACTCCAGAAATGCCTTCCAAAAGAAGAtattttccattaagaaaatctctttaaaagatagcTAACcatctaaaacaaaaagaacaatgtATTGTGGGGCTTATAACACATGTACAAGTAAAACACatgacaacaaaaatacaaaggatgagAAGGGGGAAATGAAAATGTACTGTTATGAAGTTCTTATGATATACATGAAGTTGTGTAATATTAATTAAAGGTAGACTGTGACACCACAACAAGTGAGGTACAACTGTTTTGTTCTCCATAGAATTATCCGTAAACGTTTATGTACAATTTTCGCATGTGACGTTTCAGGCTTCAATGCCTTTGCCAATGCTGTTTCCTATGCCAGGAACACCTCCTTGATATGTTTACCAGATGAATTCCTACACATCCCTCTTCAAGTTTCTAAGATTCCATTCATGTCTCTTCCTCTAAAAATCCTTCCTTTACCCATTTCTCCTGCTTCTTTTCTCAATTAGTCACTCAATCCTCCCAGTTCCCAGAGAACTTTCCAAACACCTCTACTAGCacatatttccttttattataaattgcattatatacataatatgtgCCTGTTAGTTCTCAAGGGTAAGGTCATGTCTTTCTTATTTATCTCTAAATATCCCAAGTAACTAGCATGGTACCCAGTAAGTAAAAAGTTTTCCTTAAAGTAGTCCTTGAAGAGTCTTATGCCCAAACTTCTCTTATTCCTGCTTCTGCCTTTACCAGAATACTTTGAGTCACTTCTAGAATCTTCACTCACCTCTACCCTGGTGAAAGTAGTAAGAAAGATGAGTAACGAGGTAAGCATCTGTGTGTGGGCAAGGatattttgaccattttttttaGTCTGCAAGACTATATACTATTcagctattttaatatttttaagtttcttgagTTATAACATACGAGTAAAACTTACTTCTGTCATTAACTCTAATGGGGCATGAGTATCCTTATTAGGGTTACTGTCTTCCTCATTATCTTCATCATTGGTatcatcctcaccatcatcaTCTGTTGATTCAGACAACTTGTCATCAGTATCCTCAGGggaatattcattatttttctcctgcTCTGTAATGACTACATTTTTGCTCATTTCACctagaaaagaatacatataatttaatcaataaatattgaaatgtattcaaaaatttaaaatggtcACTCCTAAATTATAATGTAGCAAGTGTACATGTTTACTACATGTCCTCctgttctggattttttttcatgaCTAAACAGCACTGCAATAAATTTACCTGATTTCCATTTCCAAAAAAGGTAATAAAACTGCTAAGTGAAACAGGAAAAAACCCAAACCGATAATCCTGAGCTGATGTTAGTGTTGTTTGGTGCTTGAAATTGTAATAAATGGAAAACGGTTTTGTTtataaagaatataataacttccagaaaaaaagaaattaatgctATTCTATCCACAGAaatacttttcttaaatttttcttataGGAATGTAAATGCAAAATAGAGCTTGGAAAGTAAAAGTAAGACTATAGAGGTTGAAAAGTAATTCTTCTTAGGCAAGTAGTCACTGCTTGGATACTTGAGAataaagttctctctctctctgtacacacacacacacacacacacacacacacacacacacacacagattaggAAGAGATACATGTGAAGTGTTCCAGATATAACCAGAAGTTACATAACATTATTAATGATTTTTCTTAATGTCAAGTCACAGTACCTATGACCAAACATAgatgactgaaaaataaaaaataagcactaCTCTGACTACCCATTCAGTGCCCAGCACTACGTTGAGCCCTAGGAACACAAAAATGAACAGTCATTGACTTCAGCGTGCTCACACTCTAACTGGGGAGTCAGAAACATAATGGATAATtataaaacagtatggcagtAAGTGATAAAGATGTGTACTAGGTACATGGGAGACCAAAGGAGAGCCCCATCCTGGTCTGAGTGGATCAGTTTTTCCAAGGAGAGGGGACAGCATGAACCAgtgaaaaaagaatgtgtgtggaGCTACAAGCACTTTGTTGTTGCGTATGGGTCAAAATTGAGGCTGAAATGGTGACAGATGTAGCCAGAGGGGTACAAGCTGGATAATGGAGTCTTGTGGGCCTTGGAGTTAGAACTTTATCCTAAGAATGAAGGATTTAAAAGTAGGGAAACAAAGTAGTCATGAAAGATTTAAGTAGGGAAACAAGTATGATCAATTCTGAATTTCTGCAGGAATACCTGGATACCAGGGTGGAACGTGTATTTGAaggcagacagaaaaaaaaaaaaaaagagcagggagAGAGGTGGTTAGAGGTGTCTTTAAAAAGTCCAGGTGAAAGAGATGGATGACAGGGCATTGTTAAAATAGGGATTGAGAGGAGGAGATATATTAGAGAAATATTTAAGAGGTAAAACCTCCATGGCACAAGCTATtgaaacattttccaaatttcagTAATATACTATCTTCATCCATTTTGCCATATGAGAGTATCACCTATactatttacttcattttttttaaatttacttttttaacttaGAAATTTTGCCAGATCATAAATATTATCATCCACAAAACTGATGGAGGTACTAATAAAAGTAAGATATAATAATCACAGCAAATATTATACGCCATTACTCTTCTGAAtactacatatattaactcatttaattctctcaccATCTCAATGAGGTGTGTCCTATTTTTATCCCATTCATAGATGAAACTGAGAGACAgacaggttaaataacttgcccaactTCACACCACTAATTAAGGTAGATCTGGGAGTCATTTTGGCTCTGGAGTCCATATTCTTAACCAGgtcttatattatttttttctaatacacattaaaatatactactattaaagtaatttaaaaaaaatttaccctcTGTTTCCTAAAATTATCTCTTTGGGAAACACTACTGAGTTTGCCCAGTTTTTTGGCTCTACAGATGAATTTCAGTTTCAACCTTAACTTGTGCTACATCATCCCCTTCTTGTAAGACTTTGAGTGTCTGGGAAGTCTTGAGGTGTCTTCTTTGATGGGAGTGTGGCCATGAGCTACTCTAAATAATGTAGAAACACTGgtgttagaaagaagaaaatgaggaaatctAGGAAAGGTTGAGAGAAGACAATGTTAAGAAAAAgcaggccaaaaaaagaaaaagctgggaAAACTCCTCACTCTAAGCAAAAGGTACTATCTATCCTCAAAAGGGATAACAAGTCCTTCCAAGAGTGGGATGCCTGGGCTATTCAGTCTATCTACCTGTTTCCTTTACAGTCTCCGTCGGCTCATAACCACTCTAATCTTCCAGTGTGTACCCAGCCTGTTCACCGACTCATCACACTGGTGTCATCAGGGATGGTCATAATAGGGAATTAAGAACTTTATGTGATGTCACAGGAACTCATTCAATTCACAAACACTGAGTATCATGAGAGAGGTTTCCTGATCCCTAGATCTAAGATAGTTCTCCCTCCTCCAGGtgccatttatttatatatggctgtcttatttgtgtttattattaGTGTTTAATAGTTGGCTATCTATGTGAACTCCATAAGGGCAAGGATCTTGGCCATTTGCTAACTATTATATCCACAGCTTCTAAACaagtgcctggcactcagtaaaCCATTGTTGAATAGGCGGAACTTGTTCATGCTTTCACAGGTATTTCAATTCATTCTAAAATTGAATACCCTATCATTATCATTTTATGTAATGTATACCCATGGATCCCACCTGACTGCGTATCAGAATCATCCGGTACCTGAGTCTGAAAAATTACTGATTCCCACAACCCGCTCCAGACCTACGAGTTGTCAACATCCTAAAGGTCCTAGAGAAGGAGGGCTGAATTAGAAGCTACAGTTactcaaataaaacaaatattattacCTGTGCTTTCTTTTAAGAAGGAAGATGACCATATCTTAGACTGTAGAtttgtttctatatctttattttcaataGTCTTTGGAGATACTCACTCTAAATTCTTTAAAGAAACtttactttcaatattttttgaagAGACTTCCTTACTAAATGTTAAAGTAGATAGTGAAAAAACACTTTTCTAGGTCACAATTCTGTTTAAGGTTCTATATGGGTTCATACACACATTTAATATAAACACACAATATAATACACCAACAATAAATAGCTAAAATGCAATATCTTCTTT
Encoded proteins:
- the ERICH2 gene encoding glutamate-rich protein 2 isoform X1, with the protein product MEQCQSEMSKNVVITEQEKNNEYSPEDTDDKLSESTDDDGEDDTNDEDNEEDSNPNKDTHAPLELMTEFLRSEMGQDYHLAKKLCQKILIYEPENPEAKEFSSLIEEMLLMEKAQNLEEDDEESEEDSSGESEGESSEDPSEESSDECEDG
- the ERICH2 gene encoding glutamate-rich protein 2 isoform X2; this translates as MSKNVVITEQEKNNEYSPEDTDDKLSESTDDDGEDDTNDEDNEEDSNPNKDTHAPLELMTEFLRSEMGQDYHLAKKLCQKILIYEPENPEAKEFSSLIEEMLLMEKAQNLEEDDEESEEDSSGESEGESSEDPSEESSDECEDG